The following are encoded together in the Blautia obeum ATCC 29174 genome:
- a CDS encoding ATP-grasp domain-containing protein, with protein sequence MKHRLLILGTLGEFVQLVKKSKERGHYTIVCDGYPDGPARQYADASYVIPVTDIDAVAELCQKEKVDGIITSFSDLLMECMVKIAEKAGLPCYLKPEQLCWYRDKSACRELLSKLGLPTPGFVKVPAAEQNEYKLAEITAGLKYPLISKPLDKYGSRGIFIIKDQEQLAGSVRKTAEFTDLDEILIEEYNDGFEFNMMTWVSDGAVRVISIADREKTQFAEGELPESTRNVYPSCLIDKVEEPAVSLLQSYIEYTGQKEGPLSMQFFWKAGEGIQVCEIAARFFGYEHELTDMVYCFNMEELLLNYVYDNEYVTKMLEAQDIRKPLMHGAVLYFHGRLKQIQEQQAAYELAEDKAVVKPWIFYEAGEEVVAYGPNPYLALYYIEAGSREELDEISRDFFEKMSMTDPDGEEIVFQNKIPKYSL encoded by the coding sequence ATGAAGCACAGATTACTGATACTTGGTACACTGGGCGAATTTGTACAGCTTGTAAAAAAATCAAAAGAACGGGGACATTATACGATCGTCTGTGATGGTTACCCAGATGGACCGGCAAGACAGTATGCAGATGCATCTTACGTGATTCCTGTTACGGATATTGATGCAGTGGCAGAGCTTTGCCAGAAAGAAAAGGTTGATGGAATCATAACCTCTTTTTCGGATCTGCTCATGGAATGCATGGTCAAAATTGCAGAGAAAGCGGGATTGCCCTGCTATCTGAAACCGGAACAGCTTTGCTGGTACAGAGACAAATCAGCCTGTCGGGAACTGCTTTCGAAGCTGGGGCTTCCGACGCCTGGATTTGTGAAAGTACCGGCAGCAGAACAGAATGAATATAAACTTGCCGAAATAACAGCAGGGCTTAAATATCCATTGATCAGTAAACCGCTGGATAAATATGGTTCAAGAGGAATTTTCATCATTAAAGATCAGGAGCAGCTTGCAGGAAGTGTTCGTAAAACCGCAGAGTTTACAGATCTGGATGAAATTCTGATTGAAGAATATAATGATGGATTTGAATTTAATATGATGACCTGGGTTTCTGATGGAGCGGTGAGAGTCATCAGTATTGCAGACAGAGAGAAAACACAGTTTGCGGAAGGAGAGCTTCCGGAGAGCACACGAAATGTGTATCCGAGCTGCCTGATCGATAAGGTGGAAGAACCGGCGGTTTCCCTGCTGCAGTCGTATATTGAGTATACCGGACAGAAGGAAGGACCGCTTTCCATGCAGTTTTTCTGGAAAGCAGGAGAGGGAATCCAGGTCTGTGAGATTGCTGCACGTTTCTTTGGCTATGAGCATGAGCTGACTGATATGGTATATTGCTTTAACATGGAAGAACTTTTGTTGAATTATGTTTACGATAACGAGTATGTTACAAAGATGTTGGAAGCGCAGGATATCCGTAAACCATTGATGCATGGAGCTGTTTTGTATTTTCATGGGAGACTGAAACAGATTCAGGAACAACAGGCTGCATATGAACTCGCGGAAGATAAAGCGGTTGTGAAACCGTGGATTTTCTATGAGGCAGGAGAAGAAGTTGTGGCGTACGGTCCGAACCCGTATCTTGCACTGTATTATATAGAGGCAGGCAGCCGAGAAGAACTTGATGAGATATCAAGAGATTTTTTTGAGAAAATGAGTATGACGGATCCGGATGGAGAAGAAATTGTTTTTCAGAATAAGATACCCAAGTATTCTTTATAA
- a CDS encoding glycosyltransferase family 2 protein encodes MSLYSVVVPVYNSEHTLQELYTRLEKVFREVIKEEFELILVDDGSKDRSFEVMQELRAKDNRVRIIQMARNFGQHPALLCGFAHVKGDFVVTMDDDLQHQPEELPKMINVMRERDDVDAIIASYEGRQHGFIRKLGTKFSVWATSKMLGKDPDLQITSYRLIRRFLVDAMVKTNTYLPQIGNLLVLTSNRIINVPVQHAARVYGKSGYSFKRLVKDLIYDITAHTAFPLLMVRNIGIASFLVSMVMAVYFLVRYFAFGVSVEGWTSLMMVMLAFFGLILLSIGIMGIYLMNILNEAKKMPHYVVRREDTD; translated from the coding sequence ATGAGTTTGTATTCCGTTGTTGTTCCTGTATACAATTCCGAACACACCTTACAGGAACTTTATACACGCCTGGAAAAAGTATTCCGGGAAGTAATAAAAGAAGAGTTTGAACTGATTCTTGTGGATGACGGTTCCAAAGACCGTTCCTTTGAAGTCATGCAGGAACTTCGTGCAAAGGACAATAGAGTTCGCATCATACAGATGGCAAGAAATTTTGGACAGCATCCGGCGCTTCTGTGTGGATTTGCACATGTGAAAGGTGATTTTGTTGTAACCATGGATGATGACCTGCAGCATCAGCCGGAAGAACTTCCGAAGATGATAAATGTTATGAGAGAACGCGATGATGTTGATGCGATCATTGCGAGCTATGAAGGCAGACAGCATGGATTTATCCGCAAACTCGGAACGAAATTTTCTGTGTGGGCAACTTCTAAGATGCTCGGCAAAGACCCGGATCTTCAGATCACCAGTTACCGTCTGATCCGTCGCTTCCTTGTAGATGCAATGGTGAAGACAAATACATACCTGCCTCAGATCGGAAACCTTCTGGTGCTGACATCCAACAGAATCATCAACGTACCAGTACAGCATGCGGCAAGGGTTTATGGAAAGAGCGGCTATTCTTTCAAACGTCTTGTGAAGGATCTGATCTATGATATCACCGCACATACAGCATTTCCGCTTCTTATGGTGAGAAATATCGGAATTGCCAGTTTTCTGGTGAGCATGGTCATGGCAGTGTATTTTCTTGTGCGTTACTTTGCGTTTGGTGTGTCGGTTGAAGGCTGGACATCCCTGATGATGGTGATGCTGGCATTTTTTGGACTGATTCTTTTGTCGATTGGGATCATGGGAATCTATCTGATGAATATTCTGAACGAAGCAAAGAAAATGCCACATTATGTTGTGCGCCGGGAGGACACGGACTGA
- a CDS encoding zinc ribbon domain-containing protein: MAKDFFGSLGETLTKTAKELSGRAEEVYETQRLKNKISGEERQIEKAMADLGRIIYKRYKKEIPVDDAQKALCEQIDQRMEQIEKYKTDISELKVKNKRFCPSCGSPLAKDDAFCSQCGAACPTVEPEEDAGDDVIEGTAEEVAEETATEETDETVEEANADTAEDAVTTEETVEEAAEAEEAAQTDAEEQTEAEGGKEE; encoded by the coding sequence ATGGCAAAAGATTTTTTTGGAAGTCTTGGAGAAACACTTACAAAAACTGCGAAGGAACTGAGCGGACGTGCAGAGGAGGTTTATGAGACCCAGAGACTTAAAAACAAAATCTCCGGTGAAGAACGACAGATAGAAAAAGCAATGGCCGACCTCGGAAGAATCATTTACAAACGTTATAAAAAGGAAATTCCGGTAGATGATGCACAGAAAGCACTTTGCGAACAGATTGACCAGCGCATGGAACAGATCGAGAAATATAAAACAGATATATCTGAACTGAAGGTAAAAAATAAACGTTTTTGTCCATCCTGCGGAAGTCCGCTTGCAAAAGATGATGCGTTCTGTTCACAGTGTGGCGCAGCATGCCCGACTGTTGAACCGGAAGAAGATGCCGGAGATGATGTGATCGAGGGAACAGCAGAAGAAGTTGCTGAAGAGACTGCAACAGAGGAAACAGACGAAACTGTTGAGGAAGCAAATGCAGATACTGCTGAAGATGCGGTAACAACAGAAGAAACAGTAGAGGAAGCTGCTGAGGCAGAGGAAGCAGCACAGACAGATGCAGAAGAGCAAACGGAAGCAGAGGGCGGAAAAGAAGAATAA
- the rffA gene encoding dTDP-4-amino-4,6-dideoxygalactose transaminase, producing MIYFNRPALVGNELKYIQDAVAQGMLCGDGKYTKLCSAWMKERFQVNQVFLTTSCTHALEMAAFLSDIQPGDEVIMPSYTFVSTADAFVLRGAKIVFVDIRPDTMNIDENLIEDAITEKTRAIVPVHYAGVGCEMNKIMEIARRHNLKVVEDAAQGVDAYYHGKALGTIGDFGCYSFHETKNFTMGEGGALVFQKNEYQEKAEILREKGTDRSKFFRGQIDKYRWIDYGSSYLPSEMNAAYLYAQLEECDKINRKRHQVYDGYHERLEDLEKQGKIQRPVVPEGCVHNAHMYYIKVKDIAVRTRLIAYLRENGIAPAFHYVPLHSSPAGEKFGRFHGKDVYTTKESERLLRLPMFYDLSMDDVDYIAEKIREFEF from the coding sequence ATGATTTATTTTAACAGACCGGCACTTGTCGGTAATGAATTAAAGTATATTCAGGATGCAGTAGCTCAGGGCATGCTCTGTGGTGATGGAAAATATACGAAGCTTTGTTCAGCATGGATGAAAGAACGTTTCCAGGTAAATCAGGTTTTCCTGACAACATCCTGTACGCATGCATTGGAGATGGCGGCATTCCTGAGTGATATCCAGCCAGGGGATGAGGTCATCATGCCATCGTATACATTTGTTTCCACTGCGGATGCTTTTGTACTTCGAGGTGCAAAGATCGTATTCGTTGATATCCGTCCGGATACGATGAATATAGATGAAAATCTTATCGAAGATGCGATCACAGAGAAGACCAGAGCAATCGTTCCGGTCCATTATGCCGGTGTTGGCTGTGAGATGAATAAAATTATGGAGATTGCACGCAGACATAACCTGAAAGTTGTTGAGGATGCAGCACAGGGAGTGGATGCTTATTATCATGGAAAGGCACTTGGTACGATTGGTGACTTTGGCTGTTACAGTTTCCATGAGACAAAAAATTTCACTATGGGTGAAGGTGGTGCTCTGGTATTCCAGAAGAATGAATATCAGGAAAAAGCTGAGATCCTGCGTGAAAAGGGAACGGACAGAAGTAAATTTTTCCGAGGACAGATTGATAAATATCGATGGATTGATTATGGATCATCCTATCTTCCGAGCGAGATGAATGCGGCATATCTGTATGCACAGCTGGAAGAGTGTGATAAGATCAACAGGAAACGTCATCAGGTTTATGATGGATATCATGAGAGACTGGAAGATCTGGAAAAACAGGGAAAGATTCAGAGACCGGTCGTTCCGGAGGGATGTGTACACAATGCACATATGTATTACATTAAGGTGAAAGATATTGCTGTACGTACAAGACTGATTGCTTATCTCCGTGAAAATGGAATTGCACCGGCTTTTCATTATGTTCCATTGCATAGTTCTCCGGCAGGTGAGAAGTTTGGAAGGTTTCATGGAAAAGATGTTTATACAACGAAAGAAAGCGAACGCCTTTTGAGGCTTCCGATGTTCTATGATCTTTCAATGGATGATGTGGATTATATTGCGGAAAAGATCAGAGAGTTTGAGTTTTAA
- a CDS encoding EamA family transporter, whose product MNRTFILIMLGGTFFSAISQILLKQSANIKYDNPLREYLNWRVILAYVMFFGILLLNTWCYTKVDMRYGPVIDTAAYVFVLLLSRFILNEKITKGKLIGNLIIIAGILVYTL is encoded by the coding sequence ATGAATAGAACTTTTATCCTGATCATGCTGGGAGGAACTTTCTTTTCCGCAATCTCCCAGATTCTTCTGAAGCAAAGTGCAAATATAAAATATGACAATCCTTTAAGAGAATATCTCAACTGGCGTGTCATCCTCGCCTATGTGATGTTCTTCGGTATTCTTCTTCTGAACACCTGGTGTTATACCAAAGTAGACATGCGCTATGGGCCTGTGATCGATACTGCCGCTTATGTATTCGTATTATTGCTTTCTCGTTTCATCCTGAACGAAAAGATCACAAAGGGGAAACTGATCGGTAATCTGATCATCATTGCCGGCATCCTTGTATACACATTGTAA